One segment of candidate division KSB1 bacterium DNA contains the following:
- the truA gene encoding tRNA pseudouridine(38-40) synthase TruA: MERNLKLVLEYDGTDFCGWQRQPALRTVQGEVERVLQQLLQHPVDLTAAGRTDVGVHALGQVVNFFTSRRLQARKIFLGLNALLPADIRVREVCEVPPAFNARFSAVARTYRYRIGTQPRAIGRQYVWYYPRELDLERMRQASQPLLGEQDFRSFCRAEADLPHYRCCVQELEWFRDGEEIWLDITANRFLHGMVRAIVGTLVEVGRGKVPPERVAQMLQARDRRAAGPSAPAHGLCLMRVIYPEEVL; encoded by the coding sequence ATGGAGCGCAATCTGAAACTGGTGTTGGAGTACGACGGCACCGATTTTTGCGGGTGGCAGAGGCAACCGGCTCTGCGCACAGTGCAGGGAGAGGTGGAGCGTGTTCTTCAGCAACTTCTCCAGCACCCCGTGGACCTGACCGCAGCGGGCAGGACCGATGTGGGGGTTCATGCCTTGGGACAGGTGGTTAACTTTTTTACCTCCAGGCGCTTGCAGGCGAGGAAGATTTTCCTGGGACTGAACGCTTTGCTGCCGGCAGATATCAGAGTGCGGGAAGTGTGCGAGGTGCCTCCGGCTTTCAATGCGCGATTCTCCGCGGTGGCGCGCACCTACCGGTACCGCATCGGTACTCAGCCGCGGGCCATCGGACGGCAGTACGTGTGGTACTATCCTCGTGAGTTGGACCTGGAGCGGATGCGCCAGGCCTCCCAACCGCTGCTGGGAGAGCAGGACTTTCGTTCCTTCTGCCGCGCCGAGGCGGACCTGCCGCACTACCGATGCTGTGTCCAGGAGCTGGAGTGGTTTAGGGATGGGGAGGAGATTTGGCTGGATATCACCGCGAACCGCTTCTTGCATGGGATGGTGCGGGCAATTGTGGGCACTCTGGTGGAGGTGGGACGCGGTAAGGTTCCCCCAGAGCGGGTGGCGCAGATGCTGCAGGCGCGCGATCGTCGGGCAGCTGGACCCAGCGCTCCTGCACACGGCCTGTGCCTCATGCGGGTGATATATCCAGAAGAAGTGCTGTAG
- the fsa gene encoding fructose-6-phosphate aldolase, whose protein sequence is MKIFIDTANIAEIKEAASLGILDGVTTNPTLLAKEKGDPREILAQICTIVDGPVSAEVVSLEAEGIVREGRELAAIHENIYVKIPATTEGLKAIRQLRAEGIHTNATLIFSPMQALLVAKAGTNLISPFVGRLDDISHVGMDLISDILTIYGNYGFDTEVVVASIRHPLHVVEAALLGAHIATVPFKVIEQLMKHPLTDIGIERFLQDWEKVRAQQGTPPRSR, encoded by the coding sequence ATGAAGATTTTCATCGACACGGCCAACATTGCGGAGATTAAAGAAGCAGCAAGTCTAGGCATACTTGACGGCGTCACGACCAATCCCACGCTGTTGGCAAAGGAGAAAGGCGACCCGAGAGAGATCCTTGCTCAGATCTGCACCATTGTCGACGGCCCGGTAAGCGCTGAAGTCGTGAGCTTGGAGGCAGAAGGGATCGTGCGGGAGGGCCGCGAGCTGGCTGCTATTCATGAGAACATCTACGTGAAGATCCCTGCTACCACCGAGGGGCTCAAGGCGATTCGCCAGCTGCGGGCGGAAGGGATCCACACCAATGCCACGCTGATCTTCAGCCCCATGCAGGCGCTCTTGGTGGCCAAGGCGGGGACTAATCTCATCTCCCCCTTCGTGGGGAGGCTGGACGATATCAGCCACGTGGGGATGGACCTCATCAGCGACATCCTCACCATCTACGGCAACTATGGGTTTGACACCGAGGTAGTGGTTGCCAGCATTCGGCACCCATTGCACGTGGTGGAGGCGGCGCTCCTGGGGGCGCACATTGCCACAGTGCCGTTCAAGGTCATTGAACAGCTCATGAAACACCCTCTCACGGACATAGGCATTGAGCGCTTCTTGCAGGATTGGGAGAAGGTGCGAGCACAGCAGGGCACGCCGCCACGTTCGCGGTAG